One stretch of Mangifera indica cultivar Alphonso chromosome 9, CATAS_Mindica_2.1, whole genome shotgun sequence DNA includes these proteins:
- the LOC123225208 gene encoding cytokinin riboside 5'-monophosphate phosphoribohydrolase LOG1 isoform X2: protein MGLISQAVYDGGRHVIGVIPKTLMPREITGETVGEVKAVADMHQRKAEMARQSDAFIALPGGYGTLEELLEVITWAQLGIHDKPVGLLNVDGYYNSLLSFIDKAVEEGFISPSARHIIVSAPNAKDLLTKIEEYFPRHERVASKLSWEIEQLGYSPKCDISR from the exons ATGGGTCTGATATCTCAAGCTGTTTATGATGGTGGACGCCATGTCATTGG AGTTATTCCCAAGACACTCATGCCAAGAGAG ATCACTGGAGAAACAGTTGGGGAAGTGAAGGCAGTGGCAGATATGCACCAAAGAAAGGCAGAAATGGCTAGACAGTCTGATGCCTTTATCGCCTTACCTG GTGGCTATGGGACTCTTGAAGAGCTGCTTGAAGTCATAACATGGGCTCAACTCGGCATCCATGACAAACCG gtgGGATTGCTGAATGTGGATGGCTACTACAATTCGTTGCTGTCATTCATCGACAAGGCAGTGGAGGAAGGGTTTATTAGTCCGAGTGCTCGCCATATCATCGTGTCAGCTCCAAATGCCAAAGATTTATTGACCAAAATAGAG GAATATTTTCCACGCCATGAGAGAGTTGCTTCAAAGCTAAGTTGGGAGATTGAACAATTAGGCTACTCTCCAAAATGTGATATCTCCAGGTGA
- the LOC123225207 gene encoding UDP-xylose transporter 1-like, which translates to MGEMSSFQLGVIGALFLSVASSVSIVICNKALMSNLGFPFATTLTSWHLMVTFCTLHAAQRFNLFENKTVDMKTVMLFGFLNGISIGLLNLSLGFNSVGFYQMTKLAIIPFTVLLETIFLKKQFSQQIKLSLLVLLLGVGIASVTDIQLNMLGTIISLLAIATTCVGQILTNTIQKRLNVSSTQLLYQSAPFQAAVLFVSGPLVDQLLTKQNVFAFKYSPIVLAFVILSCIISVSVNFSTFLVIGKTSPVTYQVLGHLKTCLVLGFGYTLLHDPFTKKNIIGILVAIFGMGLYSYFCTEENKKKQSGNSLAPQMKDYKETTALLGHQEKESHEVKKAAKHSLV; encoded by the exons ATGGGAGAAATGTCGAGCTTTCAGTTGGGAGTTATTGGGGCACTGTTTCTCTCAGTGGCATCATCTGTCTCTATTGTCATTTGTAACAAGGCGTTGATGAGCAATCTCGGCTTCCCCTTCG CAACAACATTGACTAGTTGGCATCTCATGGTTACATTCTGCACTCTTCATGCTGCACAAAGATTCAACTTGTTTGAAAACAAGACAGTTGACATGAAGACTGTGATGCTCTTTGGCTTTCTTAATGGCATTTCTATTGGGCTTCTTAACTTGAGCCTTGGATTTAACTCTGTTGGATTCTATCAG ATGACTAAACTTGCAATTATACCATTCACTGTGTTACTGGAAACAATCTTCCTGAAAAAGCAATTCAG CCAGCAGATAAAATTGTCCCTCTTGGTCTTACTGCTTGGGGTTGGCATTGCCTCTGTGACCGATATCCAGCTCAATATGCTCGGCACAATCATCTCTCTGCTTGCCATTGCAACCACCTGTGTTGGCCAAATT CTCACTAACACAATACAAAAGAGGCTGAATGTTTCATCCACTCAGCTGCTGTATCAGTCAGCTCCATTTCAAGCAGCTGTTCTTTTTGTCTCGGGCCCCTTAGTCGACCAGCTCCTCACCAAGCAAAATGTCTTTGCTTTCAAATATTCTCctatagttttg GCATTCGTCATCCTTTCATGTATTATATCAGTTTCTGTGAACTTCAGCACGTTTTTAGTTATTGGCAAGACATCCCCAGTTACATATCAAGTTCTTGGACACCTCAAGACCTGtcttgttcttgggtttggctATACATTGTTACATGATCCATTTACAAAGAAGAACATTATTGGAATTCTAGTTGCCATTTTTGGTATGGGGCTGTATTCATATTTCTGCACTgaagagaataaaaagaaacaatCAGGCAATTCATTGGCACCTCAG ATGAAAGATTATAAAGAGACAACAGCTCTTTTGGGTcatcaagaaaaagaaagtcaTGAAGTTAAGAAAGCAGCTAAGCATTCTCTTGTTTGA
- the LOC123225208 gene encoding cytokinin riboside 5'-monophosphate phosphoribohydrolase LOG1 isoform X1 encodes MEIEMKHSKFSTICVFCGSSPGKKSSYKDAAIELGKELVARNIDLVYGGGSVGLMGLISQAVYDGGRHVIGVIPKTLMPREITGETVGEVKAVADMHQRKAEMARQSDAFIALPGGYGTLEELLEVITWAQLGIHDKPVGLLNVDGYYNSLLSFIDKAVEEGFISPSARHIIVSAPNAKDLLTKIEEYFPRHERVASKLSWEIEQLGYSPKCDISR; translated from the exons ATGGAGATTGAAATGAAACACTCAAAATTCAGCACAATTTGTGTGTTTTGTGGGAGTAGTCCTGGAAAGAAAAGCAGTTATAAAGATGCTGCCATTGAGCTCGGCAAAGAACTG GTTGCAAGAAACATTGACCTCGTTTATGGAGGTGGAAGCGTTGGCTTAATGGGTCTGATATCTCAAGCTGTTTATGATGGTGGACGCCATGTCATTGG AGTTATTCCCAAGACACTCATGCCAAGAGAG ATCACTGGAGAAACAGTTGGGGAAGTGAAGGCAGTGGCAGATATGCACCAAAGAAAGGCAGAAATGGCTAGACAGTCTGATGCCTTTATCGCCTTACCTG GTGGCTATGGGACTCTTGAAGAGCTGCTTGAAGTCATAACATGGGCTCAACTCGGCATCCATGACAAACCG gtgGGATTGCTGAATGTGGATGGCTACTACAATTCGTTGCTGTCATTCATCGACAAGGCAGTGGAGGAAGGGTTTATTAGTCCGAGTGCTCGCCATATCATCGTGTCAGCTCCAAATGCCAAAGATTTATTGACCAAAATAGAG GAATATTTTCCACGCCATGAGAGAGTTGCTTCAAAGCTAAGTTGGGAGATTGAACAATTAGGCTACTCTCCAAAATGTGATATCTCCAGGTGA